The Pseudomonadota bacterium genome includes the window CTGCCCACATTCTACGGCATGACCAAGAAGGTACCCGAGTACAAGGATTTTCTCATCGGTACAAATATCGTTACGGTATCGCCTAAAGACGGTATGCCCTCCTGTGAGGAGATTCAGCGGGCACGAGCAAAGGCAAAGTAAGGGAGAGGGGGCCAATACCCGCACCCCGGGCTTTGTGGGGTAGCCCCCGTTTTAACCGGACACGCTTATAACCAAAAATAAGTTGTAATAGGCATAGAGTTATTACTACAAGCCAAGAAATGGGACGTAAAGATTCGCAGGAGTTTAAATGCTCTATAAGCTTGACTGGCAAGGCTTTATGGGGTTTTTCTATATTTGCCGCAAATGTTGCGGCAAATATAGAAACCTGCATCGCTGTAATCGTGCCGGTAGTCCAGCTCCAATGTCAAGAATAAAGATTTGAACCCAGGTGCTCTCCTGAATTTTAACAATCATTTTGACAGATTCATTTTTACTGGTATAATATACCAATGGCTACTGAATTAGTCCATCACACAAAAGTTACTGATGAAAAAGGAAATACTCTTGAGATTAAAATATGGAAGATTTCAAAGCCTACGAAGGACAAACCCCATGGGTATCGATATTCTCTTGTATATATTGTGGATGGTAAAAGGGTGGTGGGGTATGATAACGGCGAAAGAAAAGGAGATCACAGACACATGGGAAATGAGCAGGAAGATTACGAATTCACCAGTATTGATAAACTCTTCAACGATTTCTATGAAGATGTCAGGAGGTTTCTGAAATGAAAGCAAAGAAAGTAATCGTCG containing:
- a CDS encoding DUF6516 family protein, producing MATELVHHTKVTDEKGNTLEIKIWKISKPTKDKPHGYRYSLVYIVDGKRVVGYDNGERKGDHRHMGNEQEDYEFTSIDKLFNDFYEDVRRFLK